A region of Channa argus isolate prfri chromosome 8, Channa argus male v1.0, whole genome shotgun sequence DNA encodes the following proteins:
- the sbno2b gene encoding si:ch73-63e15.2 isoform X3, which produces MPTLPSALVMDGENYLHPEGPQLESSLFSVASSNMESSLYASSGSWGSFSHPTGYSLHCPIQSGNQQYHLNGSTTTTAPDVHMDMYSGFPDMDFSTLTLPRNGDFSQDLSCIDDLSTNSLFSSPADSLSEYADASSFITTDNLDTVPTLWDINTSTTTAPAQSQLETQKPQLPPEEDEDAEEEETEELGHVDTYAEYRPSKSKIGISHPDIVVETNTLSSVPPPDITYTLSIPEPTIRCGLLSALQLEAIIYACQQHEVILQNKQRAGFLIGDGAGVGKGRTVAGIILENYLKGRKKALWFSISNDLKFDAERDLKDINAANIPVHALNKIKYGDTATSEGVLFATYSALIGESQAGGQHRTRIKQILDWCKPDFDGVIIFDECHKAKNATSTKMGKAVLDLQNKLPQARVVYASATGASEPKNMIYMSRLGIWGEGTPFRAFDDFLHAIEKRGVGAMEIVAMDMKVSGMYIARQLSFSGVSFRIEEIGLDSDFKLVYNKAAKLWAEALQVFMRAADELGLVSRKSLWGQFWSSHQRFFKYLCIAAKVRCLVELAQKELEAGKCIVIGLQSTGESRTREVLDENDGHLDRFVSAAEGVFQSLVTKHFPSEKQRREKAPGNKRKRKPRVRQPKVSKHSVDCSGVINIITDDSSSESDALDMDSNSSPDSLLDNDDVIFVNHTSIQTARIEEMKQSLLNKISELGKELPLNTLDELIDKFGGPDKVAEMTGRKGRVVRRPDGIVRYESRAEQGLTIDHINIKEKDRFMGGEKLVAIISEAASSGISLQADKRVKNQRRRVHMTLELPWSADRAIQQFGRTHRSNQVTAPEYIFLISELAGERRFASIVAKRLESLGALTHGDRRATESRDLSKYNFENKYGTKALDKITKAILGHIDNKVPLPKGYPAGDANFFRDMKLGMIDVGIFCKDPRLGINTEKDCSITKFLNRILGLEVHKQNYLFQYFTDNFDYLIEKDKKEGKYDMGILDLAPGNDEIYEEKQETFLTAGNPQDGQVVLYKISVDRGMTWEEAYNRSLKLSSPEEGFYLSQKLRGNHPCVLLAEQGRGKNFILYKPNIGKQTHPESLENLQQRYRKVSPEEARDSWDNQFGFSLKKCSHANWNGKCKKIEEGQECLQGMRLRQYHMLCGALLRVWKRVSDVVSDITNSSILQIVRLKTKQHNKQVGIKIPENCVARVREELLVMDEEVKRKRKEKEQLAAAERLRKMEESNHLLASLFNQKSQSHSPNQILKLNQNSLQGTQTGSLAQLQRIQAQPHSTLQLSPQNLTLLSLQNQSQQRTHNNWANNSTATNQGHLPNAVSLSSTYSQFFSPSFSSFPQMNSHLSLQQSTPSPNLSSKNSLFEILDLTESSPSLSPDSTEGGPGLDSLTGHPAAFGDDFTPAPVIPQKTSNTQLQQPLLIQQQQQQHLQATQQQLNHNLLANNHPQDLLDFFDLSPGPEMPTQKASPSSSTSSCSSSTSSVSNNLVSQVPSLMPTSSINPTSSSSFFSSQPSSASLFSNSSSSFSPSYLFSPSDTLSLHNGHCSSGALDVREALNSMLQAGLDRKSVIHYRQQD; this is translated from the exons gACCTGTCCTGCATTGATGACCTCTCCACAAactctctgttttcctctccgGCTGACTCGCTGTCAGAGTATGCTGATGCCTCGTCCTTCATCACCACAGACAACCTGGACACAGTGCCCACTCTCTGGGACATCAACACTAGTACCACCACTGCACCAGCACAAAGCCAGCTAGAA ACTCAGAAACCTCAATTACCaccagaggaagatgaagatgctgaggaagaagagacagaggaaTTGGGACATGTGGACACATATGCTGAGTACAGACCGTCTAAAT cTAAAATAGGTATTTCTCATCCTGACATAGTAGTGGAGACCAACACACTATCCAGTGTCCCTCCTCCTGACATCACATACACTCTGTCTATCCCTGAGCCAACAATTAGATGTGGCTTGCTGTCCGCTCTGCAACTAGAGGCCATCATCTACGCTTGCCAG CAACACGAGGTGATCCTTCAGAACAAGCAGAGAGCTGGCTTCCTCATCGGAGATGGGGCAGGTGTTGGAAAGGGTCGTACTGTGGCAGGAATCATTTTGGAAAACTACctgaaaggaaggaaaaaagcaCTATG GTTCAGCATATCCAATGACCTGAAGTTTGATGCAGAGAGAGATCTCAAAGACATAAATGCAGCAAATATTCCTGTGCATGCCTTAAACAAG ATAAAGTATGGAGACACAGCTACCTCAGAAGGAGTCCTGTTTGCAACTTACTCTGCGCTGATCGGAGAGAGCCAGGCAGGAGGGCAGCACCGGACAAGAATTAAGCAGATTCTGGATTGGTGCAAGCCAGACTTTGATGGAGTT ATTATTTTTGATGAATGCCACAAAGCCAAGAATGCCACATCAACAAAGATGGGCAAGGCAGTGCTTGACCTGCAAAACAAACTGCCACAGGCCAGAGTGGTGTATGCCAGTGCCACAG GTGCCTCTGAGCCAAAGAACATGATCTACATGAGCCGCCTGGGAATCTGGGGTGAGGGCACGCCCTTCAGAGCCTTTGACGACTTCCTGCACGCTATTGAGAAGAG AGGTGTTGGTGCCATGGAGATTGTTGCCATGGATATGAAGGTGAGCGGGATGTACATTGCCAGGCAGCTGAGCTTCTCAGGGGTGTCTTTCCGCATTGAAGAGATCGGACTGGATAGTGACTTCAAACTAGTCTATAACAAAGCTGCCAAACTG TGGGCGGAGGCGTTGCAAGTATTCATGCGTGCCGCCGATGAGCTCGGCCTGGTCAGCAGAAAGTCTCTGTGGGGGCAGTTCTGGTCATCTCACCAGCGCTTCTTCAAATACCTCTGTATCGCTGCCAAGGTCCGCTGCCTGGTGGAGCTGGCCCAAAAAGAGCTGGAGGCTGGGAAG TGCATTGTTATTGGCCTGCAGTCTACTGGAGAGTCCCGTACCAGAGAAGTCCTAGATGAGAATGATGGACATCTTGACAGATTTGTTTCTGCCGCAGA GGGAGTATTCCAGtctcttgtaacaaaacattttccttcagaaaaacagaggagagaaaaggcaCCAGGGAATAAGCGAAAAC GGAAGCCTAGAGTTCGGCAGCCCAAAGTATCCAAGCACTCAGTGGACTGCAGTGGTGTGATCAATATCATAACTGATGACAGCAGTAGTGAGTCTGATGCCCTCGACATGGACTCCAACTCCTCACCAGATTCCCTGTTAGACAATGACGATGTCATTTTTGTGAACCACACTAGCATCCAGACAG CAAGGATAGAGGAGATGAAGCAAAGCCTCCTCAACAAAATATCTGAACTGGGAAAAGAACTACCTCTCAATACCTTGGACGAACTCATAGATAAGTTTGGAGGACCAGATAAAGTTGCAGAG atGACTGGTCGTAAAGGTCGCGTTGTTCGGCGTCCTGATGGCATTGTCCGTTATGAGTCACGGGCTGAGCAGGGTCTCACTATTGACCACATAAATATCAAGGAAAAAGACCGCTTCATGGGTGGAGAGAAG TTGGTGGCCATCATCTCAGAGGCAGCCAGTTCTGGAATTTCCCTGCAGGCAGACAAGCGAGTGAAAAACCAGAGGCGCAGGGTCCACATGACCCTGGAGCTGCCATGGAGTGCAGACAGAGCTATTCAGCAATTTG GTCGCACCCATCGATCCAATCAGGTAACAGCCCCAGAGTACATTTTCCTCATCTCAGAGTTGGCTGGGGAGAGACGATTTGCCTCCATTGTGGCTAAGAGATTAGAGAGCCTG GGTGCATTAACTCATGGAGACAGAAGAGCCACCGAGTCCAGAGATTTGAGCAAGTATAATTTTGAGAACAAG TATGGTACCAAGGCCCTAGATAAAATCACCAAAGCAATCCTTGGCCATATAGATAACAAGGTCCCCCTTCCTAAAGGCTACCCCGCAGGCGATGCCAACTTCTTTAGAG ATATGAAGCTTGGCATGATAGATGTCGGCATTTTCTGTAAGGACCCTCGCCTTGGGATAAATACTGAGAAAG ACTGCAGCATCACCAAATTCCTAAATCGCATCCTGGGCCTGGAGGTTCACAAGCAGAACTATCTTTTTCAGTACTTCACTGATAACTTTGACTACCTAATTGAAAAGGACAAGAAGGAGGGCAAATATGACATGGGGATCCTAG ACCTTGCCCCAGGTAATGATGAGATCTATGAGGAGAAGCAAGAAACTTTCCTGACAGCTGGAAACCCTCAGGATGGACAAGTTGTTCTCTATAAG ATCAGTGTGGACAGAGGTATGACCTGGGAAGAGGCCTACAACAGGTCACTGAAGCTCAGCAGTCCTGAGGAGGGATTCTACCTGTCCCAGAAG CTGCGAGGCAACCATCCATGTGTGCTGCTAGCTGAGCAAGGAAGAGGCAAGAACTTCATCCTTTACAAGCCCAACATTGGCAAGCAAACCCATCCTGAGAGTCTAGAGAACCTGCAGCAGCGTTACCGAAAG GTGTCTCCAGAAGAAGCCAGAGACAGTTGGGACAACCAGTTCGGCTTCTCCCTCAAGAAGTGTAGCCATGCCAATTG GAATGGGAAGTGTAAGAAAATAGAGGAAGGCCAGGAGTGTCTGCAGGGCATGCGCCTCAGACAGTACCACATGTTGTGTGGTGCTCTACTACGTGTGTGGAAACGTGTTTCTGACGTGGTGTCTGACATCACCAACTCGAGTATCCTACAGATTGTCCGCCTTAAAACCAAGCAGCATAACAAGCAAGTTG GTATCAAGATCCCAGAGAATTGTGTGGCACGTGTGCGTGAAGAGCTGTTGGTAATGGATGAAGAGGTTAAGAGGAAGCGAAAGGAGAAAGAGCAGCTAGCGGCTGCGGAGCGCCTGCGTAAAATGGAGGAGAGCAATCACCTCCTAGCAAGTCTGTTCAACCAGAAATCTCAGTCTCACAGCCCGAATCAAATCCtcaaactaaaccaaaactCTCTACAAGGGACACAGACTGGAAGCCTCGCTCAACTACAGAGAATACAAGCCCAGCCCCATTCGACTTTACAGCTCTCCCCCCAGAACTTAACCTTACTGTCTTTACAGAACCAATCCCAGCAACGAACCCACAATAACTGGGCCAACAATTCCACCGCAACAAACCAGGGTCATCTGCCCAATGCGGTTAGCCTTAGCTCCACTTACTCTCAGTTTTTCTCCCcgtctttttcctcttttccacagATGAACTCACATCTTTCACTCCAACAGAGCACGCCGTCTCCAAACTTGTCTTCCAAGAATTCTCTGTTTGAGATCTTGGACCTAACTGAAAGCTCCCCGTCACTCTCCCCAGACAGCACTGAGGGTGGGCCGGGCTTGGACAGTCTGACAGGACACCCAGCAGCATTTGGAGATGACTTTACTCCAGCGCCTGTGATTCCCCAGAAAACATCAAATACACAACTACAGCAGCCTCTTTTgatacaacagcagcagcagcaacatctgCAGGCCACACAGCAGCAACTCAACCACAACCTGTTAGCCAATAACCATCCACAAGaccttttagatttttttgactTGTCCCCGGGTCCTGAGATGCCCACACAGAAAGCCAGCCCTTCATCCTCtacctcctcctgctcttcctccacctcttctGTGTCAAACAATCTGGTTTCACAAGTCCCCAGCCTCATGCCCACATCCAGCATCAACCCAACATCCTCCTCATCTTTCTTCTCCAGCCAGCCCTCTTCTGCATCCCTGTTTTCTAATTCTTCCTCTAGCTTTTCTCCCAGCTATTTGTTCTCCCCATCAGACACTCTCTCTTTACACAATGGCCATTGCAGTTCTGGTGCTCTCGATGTTCGCGAGGCTCTGAACAGCATGTTACAGGCTGGTCTGGACCGCAAGTCTGTCATTCATTACCGGCAACAAGACTAG
- the sbno2b gene encoding si:ch73-63e15.2 isoform X2 produces MPTLPSALVMDGENYLHPEGPQLESSLFSVASSNMESSLYASSGSWGSFSHPTGYSLHCPIQSGNQQYHLNGSTTTTAPDVHMDMYSGFPDMDFSTLTLPRNGDFSQDLSCIDDLSTNSLFSSPADSLSEYADASSFITTDNLDTVPTLWDINTSTTTAPAQSQLENGTSRFHGLSSLDDITAIISTPPLGGYQTQKPQLPPEEDEDAEEEETEELGHVDTYAEYRPSKSKIGISHPDIVVETNTLSSVPPPDITYTLSIPEPTIRCGLLSALQLEAIIYACQQHEVILQNKQRAGFLIGDGAGVGKGRTVAGIILENYLKGRKKALWFSISNDLKFDAERDLKDINAANIPVHALNKIKYGDTATSEGVLFATYSALIGESQAGGQHRTRIKQILDWCKPDFDGVIIFDECHKAKNATSTKMGKAVLDLQNKLPQARVVYASATGASEPKNMIYMSRLGIWGEGTPFRAFDDFLHAIEKRGVGAMEIVAMDMKVSGMYIARQLSFSGVSFRIEEIGLDSDFKLVYNKAAKLWAEALQVFMRAADELGLVSRKSLWGQFWSSHQRFFKYLCIAAKVRCLVELAQKELEAGKCIVIGLQSTGESRTREVLDENDGHLDRFVSAAEGVFQSLVTKHFPSEKQRREKAPGNKRKRKPRVRQPKVSKHSVDCSGVINIITDDSSSESDALDMDSNSSPDSLLDNDDVIFVNHTSIQTARIEEMKQSLLNKISELGKELPLNTLDELIDKFGGPDKVAEMTGRKGRVVRRPDGIVRYESRAEQGLTIDHINIKEKDRFMGGEKLVAIISEAASSGISLQADKRVKNQRRRVHMTLELPWSADRAIQQFGRTHRSNQVTAPEYIFLISELAGERRFASIVAKRLESLGALTHGDRRATESRDLSKYNFENKYGTKALDKITKAILGHIDNKVPLPKGYPAGDANFFRDMKLGMIDVGIFCKDPRLGINTEKDCSITKFLNRILGLEVHKQNYLFQYFTDNFDYLIEKDKKEGKYDMGILDLAPGNDEIYEEKQETFLTAGNPQDGQVVLYKISVDRGMTWEEAYNRSLKLSSPEEGFYLSQKLRGNHPCVLLAEQGRGKNFILYKPNIGKQTHPESLENLQQRYRKVSPEEARDSWDNQFGFSLKKCSHANWNGKCKKIEEGQECLQGMRLRQYHMLCGALLRVWKRVSDVVSDITNSSILQIVRLKTKQHNKQVGIKIPENCVARVREELLVMDEEVKRKRKEKEQLAAAERLRKMEESNHLLASLFNQKSQSHSPNQILKLNQNSLQGTQTGSLAQLQRIQAQPHSTLQLSPQNLTLLSLQNQSQQRTHNNWANNSTATNQGHLPNAVSLSSTYSQFFSPSFSSFPQMNSHLSLQQSTPSPNLSSKNSLFEILDLTESSPSLSPDSTEGGPGLDSLTGHPAAFGDDFTPAPVIPQKTSNTQLQQPLLIQQQQQQHLQATQQQLNHNLLANNHPQDLLDFFDLSPGPEMPTQKASPSSSTSSCSSSTSSVSNNLVSQVPSLMPTSSINPTSSSSFFSSQPSSASLFSNSSSSFSPSYLFSPSDTLSLHNGHCSSGALDVREALNSMLQAGLDRKSVIHYRQQD; encoded by the exons gACCTGTCCTGCATTGATGACCTCTCCACAAactctctgttttcctctccgGCTGACTCGCTGTCAGAGTATGCTGATGCCTCGTCCTTCATCACCACAGACAACCTGGACACAGTGCCCACTCTCTGGGACATCAACACTAGTACCACCACTGCACCAGCACAAAGCCAGCTAGAA AATGGCACCAGCAGGTTTCATGGCTTGTCCAGTTTGGATGATATAACTGCTATTATCAGCACCCCACCTTTAGGAGGATACCAG ACTCAGAAACCTCAATTACCaccagaggaagatgaagatgctgaggaagaagagacagaggaaTTGGGACATGTGGACACATATGCTGAGTACAGACCGTCTAAAT cTAAAATAGGTATTTCTCATCCTGACATAGTAGTGGAGACCAACACACTATCCAGTGTCCCTCCTCCTGACATCACATACACTCTGTCTATCCCTGAGCCAACAATTAGATGTGGCTTGCTGTCCGCTCTGCAACTAGAGGCCATCATCTACGCTTGCCAG CAACACGAGGTGATCCTTCAGAACAAGCAGAGAGCTGGCTTCCTCATCGGAGATGGGGCAGGTGTTGGAAAGGGTCGTACTGTGGCAGGAATCATTTTGGAAAACTACctgaaaggaaggaaaaaagcaCTATG GTTCAGCATATCCAATGACCTGAAGTTTGATGCAGAGAGAGATCTCAAAGACATAAATGCAGCAAATATTCCTGTGCATGCCTTAAACAAG ATAAAGTATGGAGACACAGCTACCTCAGAAGGAGTCCTGTTTGCAACTTACTCTGCGCTGATCGGAGAGAGCCAGGCAGGAGGGCAGCACCGGACAAGAATTAAGCAGATTCTGGATTGGTGCAAGCCAGACTTTGATGGAGTT ATTATTTTTGATGAATGCCACAAAGCCAAGAATGCCACATCAACAAAGATGGGCAAGGCAGTGCTTGACCTGCAAAACAAACTGCCACAGGCCAGAGTGGTGTATGCCAGTGCCACAG GTGCCTCTGAGCCAAAGAACATGATCTACATGAGCCGCCTGGGAATCTGGGGTGAGGGCACGCCCTTCAGAGCCTTTGACGACTTCCTGCACGCTATTGAGAAGAG AGGTGTTGGTGCCATGGAGATTGTTGCCATGGATATGAAGGTGAGCGGGATGTACATTGCCAGGCAGCTGAGCTTCTCAGGGGTGTCTTTCCGCATTGAAGAGATCGGACTGGATAGTGACTTCAAACTAGTCTATAACAAAGCTGCCAAACTG TGGGCGGAGGCGTTGCAAGTATTCATGCGTGCCGCCGATGAGCTCGGCCTGGTCAGCAGAAAGTCTCTGTGGGGGCAGTTCTGGTCATCTCACCAGCGCTTCTTCAAATACCTCTGTATCGCTGCCAAGGTCCGCTGCCTGGTGGAGCTGGCCCAAAAAGAGCTGGAGGCTGGGAAG TGCATTGTTATTGGCCTGCAGTCTACTGGAGAGTCCCGTACCAGAGAAGTCCTAGATGAGAATGATGGACATCTTGACAGATTTGTTTCTGCCGCAGA GGGAGTATTCCAGtctcttgtaacaaaacattttccttcagaaaaacagaggagagaaaaggcaCCAGGGAATAAGCGAAAAC GGAAGCCTAGAGTTCGGCAGCCCAAAGTATCCAAGCACTCAGTGGACTGCAGTGGTGTGATCAATATCATAACTGATGACAGCAGTAGTGAGTCTGATGCCCTCGACATGGACTCCAACTCCTCACCAGATTCCCTGTTAGACAATGACGATGTCATTTTTGTGAACCACACTAGCATCCAGACAG CAAGGATAGAGGAGATGAAGCAAAGCCTCCTCAACAAAATATCTGAACTGGGAAAAGAACTACCTCTCAATACCTTGGACGAACTCATAGATAAGTTTGGAGGACCAGATAAAGTTGCAGAG atGACTGGTCGTAAAGGTCGCGTTGTTCGGCGTCCTGATGGCATTGTCCGTTATGAGTCACGGGCTGAGCAGGGTCTCACTATTGACCACATAAATATCAAGGAAAAAGACCGCTTCATGGGTGGAGAGAAG TTGGTGGCCATCATCTCAGAGGCAGCCAGTTCTGGAATTTCCCTGCAGGCAGACAAGCGAGTGAAAAACCAGAGGCGCAGGGTCCACATGACCCTGGAGCTGCCATGGAGTGCAGACAGAGCTATTCAGCAATTTG GTCGCACCCATCGATCCAATCAGGTAACAGCCCCAGAGTACATTTTCCTCATCTCAGAGTTGGCTGGGGAGAGACGATTTGCCTCCATTGTGGCTAAGAGATTAGAGAGCCTG GGTGCATTAACTCATGGAGACAGAAGAGCCACCGAGTCCAGAGATTTGAGCAAGTATAATTTTGAGAACAAG TATGGTACCAAGGCCCTAGATAAAATCACCAAAGCAATCCTTGGCCATATAGATAACAAGGTCCCCCTTCCTAAAGGCTACCCCGCAGGCGATGCCAACTTCTTTAGAG ATATGAAGCTTGGCATGATAGATGTCGGCATTTTCTGTAAGGACCCTCGCCTTGGGATAAATACTGAGAAAG ACTGCAGCATCACCAAATTCCTAAATCGCATCCTGGGCCTGGAGGTTCACAAGCAGAACTATCTTTTTCAGTACTTCACTGATAACTTTGACTACCTAATTGAAAAGGACAAGAAGGAGGGCAAATATGACATGGGGATCCTAG ACCTTGCCCCAGGTAATGATGAGATCTATGAGGAGAAGCAAGAAACTTTCCTGACAGCTGGAAACCCTCAGGATGGACAAGTTGTTCTCTATAAG ATCAGTGTGGACAGAGGTATGACCTGGGAAGAGGCCTACAACAGGTCACTGAAGCTCAGCAGTCCTGAGGAGGGATTCTACCTGTCCCAGAAG CTGCGAGGCAACCATCCATGTGTGCTGCTAGCTGAGCAAGGAAGAGGCAAGAACTTCATCCTTTACAAGCCCAACATTGGCAAGCAAACCCATCCTGAGAGTCTAGAGAACCTGCAGCAGCGTTACCGAAAG GTGTCTCCAGAAGAAGCCAGAGACAGTTGGGACAACCAGTTCGGCTTCTCCCTCAAGAAGTGTAGCCATGCCAATTG GAATGGGAAGTGTAAGAAAATAGAGGAAGGCCAGGAGTGTCTGCAGGGCATGCGCCTCAGACAGTACCACATGTTGTGTGGTGCTCTACTACGTGTGTGGAAACGTGTTTCTGACGTGGTGTCTGACATCACCAACTCGAGTATCCTACAGATTGTCCGCCTTAAAACCAAGCAGCATAACAAGCAAGTTG GTATCAAGATCCCAGAGAATTGTGTGGCACGTGTGCGTGAAGAGCTGTTGGTAATGGATGAAGAGGTTAAGAGGAAGCGAAAGGAGAAAGAGCAGCTAGCGGCTGCGGAGCGCCTGCGTAAAATGGAGGAGAGCAATCACCTCCTAGCAAGTCTGTTCAACCAGAAATCTCAGTCTCACAGCCCGAATCAAATCCtcaaactaaaccaaaactCTCTACAAGGGACACAGACTGGAAGCCTCGCTCAACTACAGAGAATACAAGCCCAGCCCCATTCGACTTTACAGCTCTCCCCCCAGAACTTAACCTTACTGTCTTTACAGAACCAATCCCAGCAACGAACCCACAATAACTGGGCCAACAATTCCACCGCAACAAACCAGGGTCATCTGCCCAATGCGGTTAGCCTTAGCTCCACTTACTCTCAGTTTTTCTCCCcgtctttttcctcttttccacagATGAACTCACATCTTTCACTCCAACAGAGCACGCCGTCTCCAAACTTGTCTTCCAAGAATTCTCTGTTTGAGATCTTGGACCTAACTGAAAGCTCCCCGTCACTCTCCCCAGACAGCACTGAGGGTGGGCCGGGCTTGGACAGTCTGACAGGACACCCAGCAGCATTTGGAGATGACTTTACTCCAGCGCCTGTGATTCCCCAGAAAACATCAAATACACAACTACAGCAGCCTCTTTTgatacaacagcagcagcagcaacatctgCAGGCCACACAGCAGCAACTCAACCACAACCTGTTAGCCAATAACCATCCACAAGaccttttagatttttttgactTGTCCCCGGGTCCTGAGATGCCCACACAGAAAGCCAGCCCTTCATCCTCtacctcctcctgctcttcctccacctcttctGTGTCAAACAATCTGGTTTCACAAGTCCCCAGCCTCATGCCCACATCCAGCATCAACCCAACATCCTCCTCATCTTTCTTCTCCAGCCAGCCCTCTTCTGCATCCCTGTTTTCTAATTCTTCCTCTAGCTTTTCTCCCAGCTATTTGTTCTCCCCATCAGACACTCTCTCTTTACACAATGGCCATTGCAGTTCTGGTGCTCTCGATGTTCGCGAGGCTCTGAACAGCATGTTACAGGCTGGTCTGGACCGCAAGTCTGTCATTCATTACCGGCAACAAGACTAG